CGCAATAATGGCAATGACAACCAGTAGCTCAATCAGGGTGAAGCCGCGTCGGGTATTCCTGATACTCTTCATAACTGGACTCCAGAACGTTTTTGGAAATCGAGAACAATATAAATGCAACAATGCAATCATTATTGCAAATCATTTGCAGTAGTCAATGTCTATTGCAAATAAATTGCATTAGCTCCTGGTATGCGCGATTAAGTTGGGTTTGGGAATCCGGCATTTGGGAATGAATGCTGTCTTTATCTTACGCTCACAAGAGGAGCCAGAGTTGATATGAATTAGTCTATTTTTAGGGGATTCCCGACAAAATCAAGGGGAAATCCTTCGTAAAAGCAGGGCTGATTCCTTTGGACTGACAGTGTGTATGTTTGTCCCGATGATGGTTTCCTGTGTCTGGATGATATTTCGTGAAAATTTGATGAACTGGATCTGTTCCGTAAAAAGAGACGCGGATTTGAATTTACATTGCCGGTGGTTATGATGGCGGATCAATGTTTGATAACCAGCCTGTGTTCAGCTGATTCACGAGTTTCGATGACTGCATCCCTTTCTGATTCCTATGCTTACTGCCAGCAACTGGCAAAACAGACTGCAGGGAATTTCTACTATTCCTTTCTCGCGTTGCGCAGGGAGCAGTTTCAGGCGATGTGCGTGCTGTATGCATATATGAGGACCGTCGATGACCTGGGAGATCAACCGCAGCGTTTACCCGAAGAGCGGGCGGCTTCCTTAAAGCAGTGGCGATGTGAACTGCAGCGGGTGTTAAAGGATCAGACATATTCAGAGAATGCCCCCTTTGATCCCTGTTTCCCGGCTTTGATGGATATCATTCGTCGTTATGAAATTCCGCAACGGTATTTTTTCGATGTGATTACGGGCGTGGAATCTGATTTAGAGCCTGTCACTTATGAAACATTTGATGCGCTGGCCGACTATTGCTATCACGTGGCCGGGGTTGTGGGCTTGTGTTGTATTCACATCTGGGGATTTCATGATGAGCGTGCCTTTGATGCGGGGATTGAATGTGGACTCGCTTTTCAAATGACCAACATCCTGCGAGATCTGTCTGAGGACATTGAACTGGGACGCGTGTATTTACCTCAGGAAGACCTGATCCGCTTTGACTACACACCCGCCGACATTCAATCACGGATTTACGATCAACGGTTACGAAGCCTGATGCAGTTTGAGGTTCAACGGACAAGAGCGTTTTATCAAAACTCGGAACGACTGTTGGATTATATTTCCCCCGCCGGTCAAGGGATCCTGAAAGCCATGTATCGTATTTATGGTGGGATTCTGAATGAAATTGAGCGAATGGAATATGACGTCTATTCATCGCGGGCAGGTCTTCCGAAGTGGCGGAAGTTGTTGATCGCGGGCGAAGCCATTGTCACTTCACGTTGGAATTCCAGCCGCTCTCCCAGATGAAGCTCAGAGGCATAAAAAGAAAGCTCCCGATAATCGGTGAGATTATCGGGAGCTTACCAGGAGCAGCAGGAACAAAGCTCACGGTTTATTCTACGCCAACATACAATGCTGGGGTTTTCATAAATATGTTCATATTCGTCTGGTTGCTGAACAGGTAGAGTCTACCTTTATACCAGGATGCATAATCCAGAGTTCCTTCTTTGTCATCCTGATGATCAACTAACAGTACAAGGTCACTTCCACCGGCAGCGGGTGCATATTTTGCAGGCTCCCGGTCAAATTTCAGTTTATTCTCGAGTGAAGCGAACTGATAGTTCATCGATTTGTAAGATGAACTAAACTCAGGTCGAGCATCAACGAGCAGTCTGTTGTCGCGTAAAGCGACCGGGCAGAAGCCTTTCAGGCCTTTAATATTGCCCCGGCTGGCGATGAGTGCCAGTTTCTTTTCAATCGAGCTGTCTGGCTCTGTCGTTGCGATCTGTTTCTTCGGTTGAACAGGTGGCGCATCCAGTTTTCGTTCCGGTTGTGGCTTGAATGGATTGTCTTCTGGTTTCTCCATTTCTTTTTCTGCCACTTTAGGAGCGGGAACTTCGAACGGATTGACTTCTTTTTCAGGAGTCGCTTCAGCCGCGGGCTGCGGTTCAAATGGATTCACCTCTTTTTTCGGCGTTTCCTGAGCCACCTGTGGCGTCTCTTCTTTGGCAGGTACTGTCGGTTTTTCTGCAGACTTTTTCAGGCCGTCTTCTTCCAGTACCAGGCCACTGAAGGGCGTCGACTTGGTTGATTCCTTTGCCGGTGCCTCCTGAGCCACTTTGGGTTTCTTGAGGCCGTCAGCTTCCTCTTCTGACATTTCCGGAAACAGATTCTTGAAATCATCTTCCGGGCTGATGATGATTTTTTCTTGAGCCACTTCGACCGTCTTTTCTTCGATCAGCGGAGTTTCCGCAGCAGATTCTTTGGCAGCAGCAATTCGTTGCTCTTCAAGCCGTTCGGCTGCTTCTTCTTCTAACTCTTTCAGCTCTTCATCATCCAGTTCTTCTGTTGCTGGCATCGGAGTCTTGGCAATCGATTCTGTGTTTTCAACAGGCGTCTGTGGTCCTGCGACAATCGATGGTTGAGCCGGAGCCGGTGCTGCTGGCAGTTGTGGTTGGGCTGGTGCTATTGTTTTTTCCATTACAGGAGTGTTAACAGGTGCCTTTTTCACAACTTGATGCGACTGAGGAAGACGCTTGGGAGTTTGCTTTGTTTTAGCTGGTAAGAATTTTTCATACCATTTCTTTTTTTCTTCCATTTTTGGAATGAGATGTTGTTGGGCTGCACCGGCAACATTCTGCTGGACGGGAGCAGCCTGCGTTGCAGGGGGCGGGTTCACCACACCCCGTCCTGCAGCAGAACCGGAGTTGGCTGTTTTCGGTAATGCATCTAACCGCATCGGAGGCATCTGCCGACCATCTCTACGGTACAATGCTTCCAGTTGACGCTGAATTTCACTTTGACCAGGCTTTGCATTCGGTTGAGGGACCGCAGTCTGATATTGCGGGCCAGCAGTTTGATTGCCGCCTCGGACGATGACCGGACGCTTTTCCTCTGGTTTCTTAGTTTGCGTCTTGCTCTTGCTGCTCTTCTTCTTCTGAAAGAATCCTCTCGGCTTCAGAGTTAATCCTACCTGCTGAATTTGAGATGGTTGCTTTTCAGTTTGTTGGGAAAGAACACGCGGTTTTGCAGTACTACGTGCTGAATGCATTTCACGCTGAATGGCATTCATGAGAGTGTTTTTTGGGTTCCGCACTGTCCTGGTGCTTTGCTGCCTACTGGAATTGATCTGAACGGAGTCTTCCTCCGCTGACAGAAAATTCGAATTCGTCAACACTAAGCCAGAAATCGCGCTGAATATTAAAACGCGAGCGGAGAAGCGAGTTCCTGCTTTCATCTCCTGAAATCTCCTGGTTCCTGAGTCTTGAGTGGGCCTAATGACATTCATTCAGCGGCACTCAAATAGTCCCGATTTGAATGATTTCTCGATTCGACGAGACTTCATTAATCGGAATATTGCTTTCAATTGGTTGGTTCTGCATAATCGACACAATCATGCAGACTAAGCCCTGCTGGGTTTTCTATCGTCGTTAATCTGCTCCGGTTTTGATGCCTATGTCGGTTGTAGGAATAGATTCTGGCGGGATCTTTGAAACAACCCGAACGACCGTTTTTATTGATAATCTTGCTGCAGTGTGGCTATCGTTTGTAAATTACCTGTTTTACAATGAGTGAAACCAGGTGATTTCCTACCAACATGGAATGGAATCGAGGGGCAAAGTCTGTTTCTCTAGCAGAAATAGAGTAATTAAAGGGAGTTATGCATATGGAAGAGCAGTCTGCACAGGAGAGACCTGTAGAGAAACATTCTGAATCAATTCATCAGCACCAGAAACCATGTCCACCCCCACCTCCACGTTCGCGGCGGTGGCTGATACGCGGGCTGGTTGTGTTGTTGCTAATCTCAGTGGTATTCAATCTAGGTTTTTTTGCCTGGTATCAGGAATACTTTACCATTGGTGGCGGGCCGGCGGAGCAGTTTGAGACCGGCGATCAGTTTGCCAAGGAAAAGATCGCCATCATCTCGATTACGGGGACCATCATGCCCCCGTTCACCGAGCGGATCTTACGCTCCATTAAACGGGCACATGAAGATGATCAGGTTAAAGGCATCTTATTAGAAATCGACAGCCCGGGTGGGTTGGTGGCCGACAGCCATCAAATTTATCACCGACTGGTCGAATTGCGGAAGACAAAACCGATTGTCGTTTACATGAAGCGGATGGCTGCATCGGGGGGGTATTATGTTGCGATGGGAGCTGGTGAAGAAGGAGTGATTTTTGCCGAACCAACTACATGGACCGGTTCATTAGGGGTGATCATTCCCCGCTTTGATTTAAGTGGTCTGGCAGAGAAGGTGGGGGTTGTCTCCGATCCGCTTAAGACAGGTGAATTCAAGGACGCGTTGAACCCGTTTCGCAATCTTACCGATCGGGAACGAGCCATCTGGGATCATATTCTGGATGAGTCCTATCAACGTTTTTTAAATGTCATTACTGATAATCGAAAAGATCTCGATTATGATCAGGTCAAAAAACTGGCAACGGGGCAGATTTATCCTGCGACGGATGCCAAACAGAATGGATTGATCGATGAAATTGGCTATCAGGAAGACGCGCTCGCGCGCCTGCAGGAAATCACGGGACTTAACAAAGTCTGTGTGATAAGATATTCTCATCCGAGATCACTGGCTGATGTTTTGCTGGGATCAGCGGAAGCGAGTCATATCGAAAATCGAAAGCAGGCACTTTTAGATTCGACCGTTCCACGAGCCATGTATTTTGCCTCCTGGATGGGTGAAATGCCGGGTTGGCAGTAACGCATAACAGATGAGTGTCTCTACCAGAAAAAAACGAGCGTATGTTTGCACAAGAAGAACCATTAACTCCTGCTGAGAATCCTTATCTGAATGATCCAAGTCTGTATGGTGAACCGTCACCGGTATGGGGCGTGATCTGGGATATTTTTGGTTTCCTGTATTTTCTGTTCTGGATCTGGATGATGGTTGACTGTATTCGGAAAGATCCGGACCGTTTTTTATGGTTTTGGGTGATTTTCGTCTTTCAGCCTGTGGGCGCATTTATTTATTTCTTCATACGCTGGCTGCCAACCAATCAGTTTCAGCTTCCTGAATTCGCAAGACCGTTCTTCCGCCAGCGCAAATTGAATGAACTCGAGACCGCTGCGTTACAGATTGGAAATCCTTATCAGTTTGTCCGCTGGGGCGATGCGCTGAAAGAGGCGGGCATTGATCAGAAAAGTCTGGATGCCTATTTACAGGCTCTGGCAAAAGAACCAGATAACCTACAGGCTTTATGGGGTGCGGCACAAATCGAAATGAAATTCAAGAATTTCGAAAGCACGAAATTACGTTGTCAAAAGATTCTCGAAGAGGAGCCGGAATATAAATTTGGCGATGTCTCTTTGATGTACTGCAAAACGCTATGTGAGCTGGATTCTCCGGAAACGGCACGACAACAATTGGAAAAACATACCAAACGCTGGCGGCAGCCCGAGGCACTGTTCATTCTGGCGACACTCGAAGCAGATGCCGGCGATCATCAGGCGGCACGCAAAACGCTGCAGGGAATGCTCCTGGATATTAATGGGAGTCCCAGTGGCATTGCCCGCAAGTTTGTTCGCTGGAAAAGTAAAGCGCGACGGATGCTGAAACGGCTGCCTAAGTCATAAGATGCCGGCAAGGACATTTTTGTTTCGCAGCATCTTTTCAAACTCAGGTTTTCTGACCCGCCCGGCGAAAATTATCAGCATGGAATTGCATGATTTTGAGCCCCTCTTTCTCATAGATCTGCACCGCGCTATGGGGTACATCGGGGACGATGAGCTGTTCAAACGGAATCTTGAGCGACTTCAAGAATTCCATGTACGCCAAATTATTCTGGTAATTAAAACCTTTTGTGCCGACATGAATCAGGATGCGTAGTGCCGGCTCGGGATGCTTTGCATATTTGCGGGCCAGGTCATAGGTGTTGTCGCCTTTCACAAAAACGAGATTCGCACTTTCGCGCCCGTTTTGTTCTGAAATGCGTTTTTCAGTGGCATGACCGGCTCCACCCGGTGCAGCCGAACAGAAGCGCTCCGGATACTTAAACATGATCCTCGTTGTGCCGCGACCACCTTGGGAAAAGCCTTCAATTGCGCGGCCTTTACGAGCAGCAATTGTCCGATAGGTCGCGTCGATATGGGGAATCAACTCTTTGACAAAGACATCTTCACCCATCGCATGTTCTCGATCTGGCATGTTGTAGTGGCTGACCGGTCCACCATTCACGAAGACATAGATCATCGGCGTTACCTTACCGGCTGAAATCTGTTTGTGAATGTGCTGCACCAGCCGCACACTTTTCGTTTCACTGCCGGGACGTCCGCCGTGCAGGTAGTACACCACGGGAAAACGCTCTGTTCTATTTTGGGGATCGTTATACTGCGGAGGCAGGTAGATGCAGTAACCGACATCCACTTTCATGGAAGGGCTGCGAAAGATTGCGTGTTGCACCCCCGGAAGTTCCTGTTTGAGCTTATTCACCCAGCGAAATGGTGGTCGCTTCTTTTTTGGCTTCTGCTGTTGCCCACAAACGGGGTTGGCGATGAGCAACATTACTGCTGCGCTGAGGAGACATAGAGTGGAATATAATTTTCGGTGATGTGTTCGGTATTGCATCGCTTGTACCTGTTTCTGAGTTTTTCTTCTCATCATTACTTACTGGGAATCGCCTAGATTGTAACCGGGTGTGCCCCTCGTGTCTAAAAGCATTATCATGATTCTTTAACGTTGGTCCAGCAAACTCCAGTATGTTTGGATCCATACACCTGGGCGCGGTTAACTAATTCATAGAAAAAGTCATCTGGGAATGGGGGCTAAATGATTCCATGCAACGGTCCACCGGGAGCCCCCAGTTGATCAACGCGTCGGGTGATTTCCGGGTCTTCGATGAGAGGCGGCGCATGATGCGGCTTGATCCGTGCGTCAATGACGAGCGCTCCTCGACAGCCCCAGTGTTTGTCCTTCGTAAAGGCTTCAACGCCATCGATATCAGAGGCAGGATTCGATCGCGTGAATACCGTCCAGAGAAAATTATTCAGACTGGCAGCGGTAAATTGACTGTCGTCGACGAGGACAATCAAGGGAAACTGGTTGAAAGAATGCGTTAAAGAGAGCCCAGAACAGAAACGTCGAAGATCCGTATTCTGTTCCTGAAAGGCCGGTGCTTTGACGGCCAGAATTCCCGGTCGACAAATCCGCGGATCAGAAAAGTCACTCGGCAGTGTCCCGCTTTCCGGGAGGGTCGTTGGTAGCTTGCGCTTCACCGAGCCCGCCGCTGCCATCACCAGTTTGGAGCCGGAATTAAATCCGGCTCCCGAGTAATCAAGCGTATCCATGGTAGTGCAGGTCTGAAAATGCAAGTCGCGATTCCAGTCAATGCGTTCCAGCAGGTGGGAGAGAAATGCTTCGATCTCTTCGGCATCCAGTTCCGGGTTGTCTTCGCGTGCTACGATCATCAGATACTTGGCCAGACTGAGTTGTCCCTGTCCCAGGATGGCATTGGCGTTCGTCAAAATTTCTTGAGGCTTGCGTTCCTGATCATAGGGAGTATATCGTTCGCTGCCGACCGCTAACAGCAATGGATGAACGCCGGCGGCGTCGACGGCATGCACTTGATGAACGCCGGGAATCACAGACGGAATCGCAGGTCCGGTAATTTCATGGATGATGGCGCCAAAGGCCGTATCTTCCTGGGGAGGACGCCCGACAACTGTGAAGGGCCAGATCGCATCGTTTCGATGATAGACGGCTTCCACATTCATCACCGGAAACGGATGGGCCAGACTGTAGTAACCCAGATGATCGCCGAACGGTCCTTCGGGGAGTAACTGCTCCGGATCAATCCAGCCGGTAATACAAAAGTCTGCATCCGCGTAGATCGGTAATCCCTGTTTGTTGCGAACCATGCGAATCGCCCGTTTGCCGAGGGCACCGGCGAATGTGAGTTCGGATAGCCCCTCCGGTAACGGCATCACGGCCGATAAAGTCATCGCGGGCGCACCACCTACAAAGACATTCACTTTGAGTGGCTCTCCTTTTTCAATTGCCTCTGCATGATGCACGCCGATGCTGCGGTGAATCTGGTAGTGCATGCCGATCTGTTTGTTCGGCTGATATTCATTCCCGTCGAGTTGAATGCGGTACATGCCCAGATTGGAATTCATCAATCCGCCTCGTTTGGGAGACTCTGTATAGACTTGAGGCAGAGTAATAAAAGGTCCACCATCATCGGGCCAGCTTTTGAGTTGCGGCAGATCCTGGATCTGGATCTGATTTTCCATGACAGGTCCCCGCGA
This genomic interval from Gimesia alba contains the following:
- a CDS encoding phytoene/squalene synthase family protein, whose protein sequence is MTASLSDSYAYCQQLAKQTAGNFYYSFLALRREQFQAMCVLYAYMRTVDDLGDQPQRLPEERAASLKQWRCELQRVLKDQTYSENAPFDPCFPALMDIIRRYEIPQRYFFDVITGVESDLEPVTYETFDALADYCYHVAGVVGLCCIHIWGFHDERAFDAGIECGLAFQMTNILRDLSEDIELGRVYLPQEDLIRFDYTPADIQSRIYDQRLRSLMQFEVQRTRAFYQNSERLLDYISPAGQGILKAMYRIYGGILNEIERMEYDVYSSRAGLPKWRKLLIAGEAIVTSRWNSSRSPR
- a CDS encoding UbiD family decarboxylase, with the protein product MGYRGLRECVNDLERTGQLIRIEQEIDTNLEAAEIQRRVYQAGGPALYFANVRNCRFPMVSNLFGTLERTRYIFRDALAAVNHLVELKVDPSQFWKHPFRYCDVPFSLLHMLPRSRSRGPVMENQIQIQDLPQLKSWPDDGGPFITLPQVYTESPKRGGLMNSNLGMYRIQLDGNEYQPNKQIGMHYQIHRSIGVHHAEAIEKGEPLKVNVFVGGAPAMTLSAVMPLPEGLSELTFAGALGKRAIRMVRNKQGLPIYADADFCITGWIDPEQLLPEGPFGDHLGYYSLAHPFPVMNVEAVYHRNDAIWPFTVVGRPPQEDTAFGAIIHEITGPAIPSVIPGVHQVHAVDAAGVHPLLLAVGSERYTPYDQERKPQEILTNANAILGQGQLSLAKYLMIVAREDNPELDAEEIEAFLSHLLERIDWNRDLHFQTCTTMDTLDYSGAGFNSGSKLVMAAAGSVKRKLPTTLPESGTLPSDFSDPRICRPGILAVKAPAFQEQNTDLRRFCSGLSLTHSFNQFPLIVLVDDSQFTAASLNNFLWTVFTRSNPASDIDGVEAFTKDKHWGCRGALVIDARIKPHHAPPLIEDPEITRRVDQLGAPGGPLHGII
- the sppA gene encoding signal peptide peptidase SppA produces the protein MEEQSAQERPVEKHSESIHQHQKPCPPPPPRSRRWLIRGLVVLLLISVVFNLGFFAWYQEYFTIGGGPAEQFETGDQFAKEKIAIISITGTIMPPFTERILRSIKRAHEDDQVKGILLEIDSPGGLVADSHQIYHRLVELRKTKPIVVYMKRMAASGGYYVAMGAGEEGVIFAEPTTWTGSLGVIIPRFDLSGLAEKVGVVSDPLKTGEFKDALNPFRNLTDRERAIWDHILDESYQRFLNVITDNRKDLDYDQVKKLATGQIYPATDAKQNGLIDEIGYQEDALARLQEITGLNKVCVIRYSHPRSLADVLLGSAEASHIENRKQALLDSTVPRAMYFASWMGEMPGWQ
- a CDS encoding alpha/beta hydrolase, whose amino-acid sequence is MQYRTHHRKLYSTLCLLSAAVMLLIANPVCGQQQKPKKKRPPFRWVNKLKQELPGVQHAIFRSPSMKVDVGYCIYLPPQYNDPQNRTERFPVVYYLHGGRPGSETKSVRLVQHIHKQISAGKVTPMIYVFVNGGPVSHYNMPDREHAMGEDVFVKELIPHIDATYRTIAARKGRAIEGFSQGGRGTTRIMFKYPERFCSAAPGGAGHATEKRISEQNGRESANLVFVKGDNTYDLARKYAKHPEPALRILIHVGTKGFNYQNNLAYMEFLKSLKIPFEQLIVPDVPHSAVQIYEKEGLKIMQFHADNFRRAGQKT
- a CDS encoding tetratricopeptide repeat protein, translating into MFAQEEPLTPAENPYLNDPSLYGEPSPVWGVIWDIFGFLYFLFWIWMMVDCIRKDPDRFLWFWVIFVFQPVGAFIYFFIRWLPTNQFQLPEFARPFFRQRKLNELETAALQIGNPYQFVRWGDALKEAGIDQKSLDAYLQALAKEPDNLQALWGAAQIEMKFKNFESTKLRCQKILEEEPEYKFGDVSLMYCKTLCELDSPETARQQLEKHTKRWRQPEALFILATLEADAGDHQAARKTLQGMLLDINGSPSGIARKFVRWKSKARRMLKRLPKS